The genome window ATGTTTCTAAAGTCTACAAACATTAATATTCCGAGGGtgtaaaaatcatatttgataGCATATAAGTTAGATGATAAACACAACATCATCGAATCGACTTAATGCTGGCTGAATTTTTTCTGGTTGTAGCAGTCAATACAGTCACCGTAACTAACTCCGAACATGTCACAATACCTTTTATAAAACCCAATGAGGTCCTCTCCCGCTGCGTTCCAACCCCGACCGCATAAACCGCCATTGACGATATTTGTGATCACTCCATACCCTGGAAACCTACCCGCCGCCACGTCCCTAGCTGAAGGCGTCCACGCTCCAGTGATCACATCGTGGCAAGAAGGCTTTAACCCTTGCGGAGTCATCCAGAACCATAATGCAGATTGGAAACACAATGTGGCATCGCTTACTATCAGGTCTGGGTTTTCTAACAACTCCTTTTCCATCCCAATGGTTGCTCCAAATTGACCATAGTTGTAGTTccttaattatcaaattttgtttcattatttcaatgtcaataaaagaaatacaatTGTCGagatataaaatttcaataaaattaacatgaaattaatgtgaatatttctattaaaaatataacaaaacaaGCAAAATTATAGAAATGTAATGTATAGTTACCAAGTAAGTTGTATGGGGCCCCGACCATAATATTTCTGACCAGGAACACATGGGTACTCTTTGCATGTCTTGTCCAAATAATCTGAAGGAGGGTTTATTTGCTTAGTAAAGCAGTATCCCCATACATACGGACCACCGGGTGCATTCCACCCTACTCCTcctaaaatcattaaattaatcattaaaattaattgtacaCATTTGAACAGctaattgcaccaaattaaaaattaaaatttatgtattaaagTGGACGAAATTTATCCCCTAAAAATATGCTCAATCTTTGTACTGATTATAAGAAAAAGGGACAAACCAGAAGTTTCATGTGAAGTTTGGCCGAAGAAAGCAGCAACTTCCCTCTTGCGAGTAGCATCATCGCCGGTTGCAGCAAAAGCAGGATAAGCCTTTGCAGCTTCCATTAAAGCATCATAGGTGTAGAACCCAGCGGCAGGGCAACGAGGATCGTTTCTATACGGAAGCATCTCTTCAAACACTTCTCTTGTTACAATGCTGCTCAGTCCACCTCCACCGTCGCTTCCGCCGCCGCAACCACAACCGGCGTCGCCTTTGTTGCAGTTGCTTCGGAAACTAATTTTTTTGTGGCGCTGATAACTATTGGAGCCACGGCAACCCCATTGGGCTCTTGGAAAAATGGCAGTGCCACTGCCAGGTTGCTTTTCACACTGCGGAGTTGAGCCTGGGAATACATTAGAGCAAAATGATAAGGCTGGAGCtctcatttttagtgaaaaatgCAAGTGGGTTTCTCTCAGTTGTGTTAGTGAAGAAAGGGCAACagtatgataaatatatatatagcagaTTCTCATCTACCAAAGTTAATAATGTGGTCCGCCATGGCTGTTCAAGTTTTTGGCTTTTTGCGCTTGATTCAACCTTGGGGACCCATCCATTAAAAGTGCTAGCTCAGATGAACGGCTATTTTTCTCCGTGAATACCAAAGCAATAATAGTTATCTAAGTTACTTacgttttaattatttaattttaaaaaattataaaataattattgaattactaaaaaaaagttttatttaagttaatattagtaaatttacgtttttattatttaactttaaaaagttataaaataattattaaattattcaaaaaaaaattatttataaaattggacCGCTATGTTCTTTTTAAAGTTTGTCTTGCAAGTTCTGAGTGACGATTCAACGATTGATATGGTAGATCAGTACCTATTGACGAGTAGAACATATattagatccaagttgatttGACAATCAATGTCAGAGATCAGACAAaaaagttatttgaattt of Gossypium raimondii isolate GPD5lz chromosome 3, ASM2569854v1, whole genome shotgun sequence contains these proteins:
- the LOC105796048 gene encoding endochitinase-like, with the protein product MRAPALSFCSNVFPGSTPQCEKQPGSGTAIFPRAQWGCRGSNSYQRHKKISFRSNCNKGDAGCGCGGGSDGGGGLSSIVTREVFEEMLPYRNDPRCPAAGFYTYDALMEAAKAYPAFAATGDDATRKREVAAFFGQTSHETSGGVGWNAPGGPYVWGYCFTKQINPPSDYLDKTCKEYPCVPGQKYYGRGPIQLTWNYNYGQFGATIGMEKELLENPDLIVSDATLCFQSALWFWMTPQGLKPSCHDVITGAWTPSARDVAAGRFPGYGVITNIVNGGLCGRGWNAAGEDLIGFYKRYCDMFGVSYGDCIDCYNQKKFSQH